A single region of the Chryseobacterium culicis genome encodes:
- a CDS encoding LytR/AlgR family response regulator transcription factor, with protein sequence MKVLVIEDEIKTAKALGRMIVSVQPEATIVQYIESVAMAVEYLSGSELPDVIFMDIQLADGNCFEIFSQIRIKVPVIFCTAFDEYAIEAFKSNGVDYILKPFEKKDIQSAFEKINNLKNFFQHSPSPDRKLEDILNNLTTGRGKTNFLVFSNNKYSNIHVDRIACFYSQFGNTVLVTLDQKEYSISQSLDEIGQLVSGTQFFRINRQYLINFAAIVEVEHYFSRKLLVSLKITTPEKPLVTKDKASRFLQWLEER encoded by the coding sequence ATGAAAGTTTTAGTAATAGAAGATGAGATAAAAACCGCAAAGGCACTGGGGCGAATGATCGTTTCTGTACAGCCGGAGGCTACCATAGTACAGTATATTGAAAGCGTTGCTATGGCCGTTGAATATCTTTCTGGCTCTGAACTTCCGGATGTTATATTTATGGATATTCAGCTGGCAGACGGTAATTGTTTTGAAATATTCAGTCAGATCAGGATAAAAGTTCCTGTCATTTTCTGTACCGCTTTTGATGAATATGCTATAGAGGCCTTCAAAAGTAACGGAGTCGATTATATTTTAAAACCTTTTGAGAAAAAAGATATCCAGTCGGCTTTTGAAAAGATCAACAATCTTAAAAATTTCTTTCAGCATTCTCCTTCTCCCGACCGGAAACTGGAAGATATTCTGAATAACCTGACAACGGGAAGAGGAAAAACCAATTTCCTGGTCTTTTCCAACAATAAATACAGTAATATCCATGTCGACAGAATTGCCTGCTTTTACAGCCAATTTGGAAATACTGTACTGGTGACCCTTGATCAGAAAGAATATTCTATTTCTCAGTCGTTGGATGAGATAGGACAACTGGTTTCAGGAACTCAGTTCTTTAGGATTAACAGGCAATATCTGATTAACTTTGCAGCCATTGTTGAAGTGGAACATTATTTCTCACGAAAACTTCTGGTTAGTTTAAAAATTACCACTCCCGAAAAACCTCTTGTCACCAAAGACAAAGCTTCCCGTTTTCTTCAATGGCTTGAAGAACGGTAA